The DNA segment atgaagaaagacaaagaaaatgtcattaatgaatgtaaattatattaaacaaagattgtttatacatagagtcacaaaagcccttagccataagttggctaaccgggcacccactctttcaattcagCTGATATGTGATGATTATTGTTGATATGAATATTGAAGTGAGATTcaaattcgatattttgtcggttaccgatttttaatcgctacgccatcGATTGATGATTTgaagccgttttgatagcctatgactgagatAAGATGTTCTTTTAgattttatcgatgatatagcaattttatttctcagattcagactagttttgaaggctaacgactcaagactcTGAATTCGAACCAAAGAAGTAGATGTGTGGTTTGAAATAATGTTGATTGacgatatattgatgattttgatttgattctgaaatgattgactagaatgaagattgatatgaatgttttgatgctatgtttcagatttgaagcgttcaaaatagaagaaatacgaaggtataatgaagatatcgcgagtcagggatttgaaactcgagaatgacgtttcttgagttgtcctgcaaaaatcacatacttgtttatgttttgatttgatttagaTGTTGtcaatccatctcaggtagtggatctttgagtttgagtcgttATGATTACGATACGATTATGATACgaggctatattgaattgattctatgccaaggttgcggttaaccttattttctagcccataATGGCTActttagatggatatccatgtcaagatcggttatgaatcttgatggcatcgatgttatatgaatcaattcttaatcgagatatgcgttatttactctattgttgagtcgttacgaatagagttgatatgatttatttaatgctttatatgtcaattatactgagaatgttttctcaccggagtttatccggctgttgctttattttgtatatgtgcattgcaacagatgaggcaggagctggtctgagatgacatggacagctcgggagcgagacttagcaagtgtggactcgggtttaagcggAATAATGATAGTGAGATTAcatcaaacttagcaagaaACTAGAAACCGGAAGTTGAGATTTGAAGTAttgaatagcttgtagtttcGTGATGTTTATGCAATTTGTTTGATGTAATGAAAGCATGATTTGATGTTTTAAACTTCCTACTTGTCGATATGCATGTTTCCAAATTGTATATTATGTTTGGAATCAAATTTATGGTTGATTCATGCCATGGTTCCAAGTTCTTGACAGCAAaatgatttctgcaagtttctggAAATGTCTtccgctcgatcggggaaaaacgtgcgatcgagcgcggcctatCACTTTGCAAACCCGAGAGCAGGTTGatgttgcccgctcgatcggatgaaagttaccgatcgagcgcggcatgtAAAAACTCAAACCAGAGAGCATGATCttattgctcgctcgatcggctgattttgcccgatcgagcgaggctccgaaaatttaaaaaaaataaaataaaatttctgctcttgatttattactcttaattgtttgattaattgtttaattaatcattagttgccctaagaagagattagcaacccgaggtccccacaatttATAGGCCTCGATCGGACGGTTCGATCCccagtttggacggtccgatctttGCATGATTTCCACGTTGCATGCAtgcaagttcggacggtccgatccctcttcggatcgtccgatctcttaCTTCCGATACACCTGTAGAATTCCTTTTGACATTTGTCCTGGGAGAtttcggattgtccgatcccttgatcggatcgtccgatctcacccTGCCTCCGAACTCCATTCGTGTTTTCGAACTGTCttggttcggaccctccgaacccagttcgtaTCCTCCAAATTGCCCGAGCCCAATAAGCCCATTAATCATTTTCGGGCGTTTTGGACCCAAATCCTTGGTACGTTTGATCATATTAAAATCCCTtaatcttattttatttaatctaaacatgattagcatcttaatcttgtaaaatggaaccgggctactacattctcctccacttaagATAATTTCGTTCTCAAAATAATCTTAAGTACTGTTATGAAGTTGAATAAGAACAACGGTTGATAAGAGTCATTTTCGGtgtttttattgtttgttttattGGTGTTTTGAATTCGTTCTTTGTCgtcttttaagtttttttaaattttgtttgcatttagtgTAATGTTGTGTGTTTTGTTTACTACTTTTGATTTATAGTTAAATTGGCaggaaaacgagaaaaaaaataatttcaggCTTCAtcagggggtgcgctcggtctgtaaaaaagagcagaccgagcgctgGCATTATTTAGGCAGACAGagagttgaaggattttgaGCGCACGGTCGTtgaaaaagagcagaccgagcgcttGCTAAATAATAACGGGCAGAAGGTTGGCCAATTTCCAGCGCTCGGTCGGTAAAAATCAGCAGACCGAGCACCCGCGCGAGATTTTGGAAAACTTTATTTCGGGAGTTTTATATGGAAAGGACTCCGAGGGTAATATATATAGAATCTTTTCAGACGTTTTGAGGGTTGAAAAAACATAGCAAATCAAGGCAGAGGCGGCTCTGAAGATCTAAGTTTCTTCTTCTCATTGGGagttcttcttcttcacgatTTCTGAATTCTTATGTTAAAAACTTTATtatattgaattttattatgagttgtagtagctaaactttattttgttggaatttaggggatcctaaccccgaaacatgtttttgtgattgaatcTTTGGACGAATTGATTTAAGTTTTAtacaagtatttgattttatcatggtttattattctatgttgaggagtagctaactttaacatagattcgtaagtTGTGAATTGCTATCGAGAGATAGATTCATGATTAGGACAAGTGAtaaaatccatggacttaaaatatacatagagatatgatatttagtacatgttgataaccatagaccaccaggttgaaagttgtaggaaTTCAATGAACGCAAAGCAGTCATTAATGATAAACACTtaaagagatttaattgtttcattaactgaattagattggcataaactcgagagagagtgtcgatataTCAGGAATTTTTGTCAAATTTATGAGTGTAAAAGTAGATTTCAATTGTCCAAATTCAATTAGGGGAAAGGTGAACCGAGATTCCAACAAATTTTCTTCAGATTATATTTTCCTGTGCTAAGAATTATTgcgatttattattttttttttagggttttaagttgaattatttaatttataattttagaataatCAATGATCAAATTTTCGTTACATTGGGTagagaaattaaataattgaattattgtggCGTAGTCCCTGAgaacgatactcgtactcagtacatttTTCTATAATTTgagtcgtgcacttgcgataattTTGAGCATAAAAGAGAGATAATTATATTgaatttaagtgttagtatttgctcgaCCAATTTTTTGGTGCCGTTGCCAGGGACTATTGAttactttgatttttttatttattttccctGCTTCAATTTTAATCACTAGTTTCATCTGTGAACTGCAGGATTCTCTTGCAGTGCATGCAACATTCACCTGAAGCAGAACTCTTGCCTTTTGATCcagaaattgaaagaactttTCGCAGAAGAAGAAGACAACAAAAAGAAGCAATGGCATAACAAGAACGACTACGTGGAGATGGAGAAGCAGAGAATAATGCACCGCCTATTTACAGATCCATGATGGATAGCGCTTTGCCATCCATCGAAAATTCCAGACCAAGCATCATCAAGCCAACCATAGCAGCAAATCAGTTTGAAATAAAGCGTGCTATAATTCAAATGGTGAAAAACACAGTCCAATTTGGTGGGATGACAATCGATGACCCATATGCTCACCTGACAAATTTTCTAGAAATATCTGACACTTTCAAGATGCAGAGAGTTTCTGATGACGCTATTCATTTGCGTTTATTCCCTTTTTCGTTACGAGATAAGGCTAAAGCATGGCTAACAAATATACCTGCAGGttccatcactacttgggatgaTCTCGCAAAGTCTTTacttacaaaatattttccaccatcCAAATCAATGAAACTCAGATCTGACATCACAACATTTACTCAAGGCGTGCAGGAAACACTCTATGAAGCATGAGAGCGATACAAAGATCTACCAAGGAGATGCCAACATCACCAACTACCAGACGgtcttgtggtacaaactttttattatGGTCTTCCTCACTCAAATCGCACCATGTTAGATGTAGCTGCAGGGGGAAATTTGTTACGAAAATCACCAGAGGACGGATATGAGTTAATTGAGGAGATGGCATCCAGTAGCTATCATCCTCAATCAAAGAGGAATGTAGCCAGAAGATCCGCATGAATGCATCAAGTCGACGCATTTACCTCAGTAGCAGCTCAACTTGAAGTCATAAATAAGAGAATTGAAGAAttaagttttgccaattctgcAATGCGTATTCAAGAAGTTTGGTGTGAGAAATGTGGTGCTGAACACTTCACGAAAGATTGTCAAACTGGAAATCCATCATATCAACCAGAGGGAGTCATGGTAAACCATGTGGAAAATTAGAACCGCCCTAGGAATGATCCATTCTCGAACACATATAATCCAGGGTGGAAACAGCATCCGAACTTTTTGTGGGGAGGACAAAATAATAGGTCATGTGGGAATCAGAACTACGGAAGACAACCTCAAGAAGAGAAGTCAAGCATGGAACAGATGATGCAGAAGTTCATATCATCCACTGAGACACGAATGCAGAATCAGGATGAATCGATTAAGAACATGGAAAATCAGATAGGGCagttacccgactcaatcagataaacaattttAATGTAGTAgcaagagtagggatcgttcccacgaggaaagtgaaatttatttttgttctttaaaataaaagggggttttggtTTGAGATTAACCACTAAAAATTCAAACTAATTTAAAATTCACTAGCATgcgaaatttaaataaaagaatggagaaattcaataagatacgagacttggtatcggttgagtacacccttgatattattcattcaatcattgatcatctaaaaataattaatcctatcaaatattcatcatcagaaatttaattcttgtttcaccttaattttagttaactagacaacatcagtctaagttaacccttatcccataaactaacccaataccagcgatcagatttaaatccgcggtagcattcaaactagtaaaactgataaagctagacaacccatacacaagcggatgaatttagcctagtcaattattattcctacgatttaacaaattcaacagcaaaaaatattaatcatagtttcttcgcaaattagaggtttcaaacaattacggatttgaattctaatttagcattcgactgtataatgaaatcctaagatggccaatctaaaaatctcatacacaagcatatcaatcaattcagaataattcttgatacttgataaaaatcaaacattgaaaatcaaaatctcattaataaactaaatcaagggttttgtcttcctcaaccaagtaataaagcaagaagaattaaaatctaagaacaagaaagataaaacctagccgccaagatgtTCTTGAGCCTCCCCTGCGTCTCTTCTATCTTCCCCCTGAATATCTgactctaaaattcgagatatctcttttaattatggctagagtccttaataataaaaattcctaaattacaaATATTTTCCCGAACAgcacatctcgctcgatcggcaagatgtttCGGATCGAGTGAGAAACTTTTCCGAACCTactgttttcaaatttttttggccgctcgatccgcaagatgttgcggatcgagcgagcaacttttctcccagcgagcagcgattttgtaaaattcatatccgaagatctagccgtcggattgagctgaaatttggacagctgctttaaaacatcttaaactaTATTCTGGACGTtcgagatcggatttggacttatataatattaaatatcattttctgatcattgctgttccgtaattcattctcgcgcaatagctttttcatcttttcctcgacaaaacgctacgtcctatacaataaacatgggagaatgtaatgtagacacgatgtatgaaatatgaacacaatgcttatttaaaacacataaactcatgcaaaataacaacacaatgatattaaaatatgcaacacaaacatgcccatcaaTAAACATTCCCTTCGCTGATGCATTGATGCAAATGCCCAGTTACgcaaaattcttgaaggaaatTCTCTCCAACAAGAGAAAATTGGAGGAGCATGCAATGATCAATTTAACGGAAAATTGATCTGCACTAGTTCAGAACAAAATTCCACCAAAGAAAAAAGATgcagggagtttctctatcccttgTGTTATTAATGATGTGCAATTTCATAAGGCTTTGTGTGATTTGGGTGCGAGTATAAACTTAATGCCATATTTTGTCTTCAGGAAACTGAACTTGGGAGAGCCGAAATCCACCAGGAtgtcattgcaattggcggacaGGTCTATCAAATATCCCAGGGGGATAATAGAGGATGTGCTGGTGAAAGTCGATAAGTTCATCTTTCCGGTTGATTTTGTGGTACTTGATATGGAGGAGGACTTGGACATGCCACTTATTTTGGGAAGACCTTTCCTGGAAATAGGAAAAGCACTAATCAATGTCAAAAAGGGAGAGCTACATATGAGAGTGGAAGAGGAGAAAATTTCCTTTGATGTGTTTAATGCACTAAAATTTTCACACAGTAATGAAGAGTGCTTTCAAATTGACGCTGTGGACtcatttttatatgattttgtgCAGGATACATTGCAGGAACCATTACAAGCTGCACTCATATCTCCTCCTCATGATGACTTAATCAATGTAGAGATAGAAGAGATGATGGCTTACTTCAATGATAACCAGAGAATAGGTGGCAAGCTCAGACTCAAAGATCTTGGTGACCGGAATGATTTAGTCCTCCAGAAACCAAGTCTTGAAGAACCACCAACTATGGAATTGAAACCATTACCTATTCATCTCAAATATGTATTTCTAGGTGAGAAGGAAAAATTACCTGtcataatttcttcttatttgatAGGAGAGATGGAGGTCAGATTGCTGGATGTTCTCAAAAGTCACAAGAGTGCGTTTGCCTGGGAGGTAGAAGATATCAAAGGCATTAATCCATCCATCTGCATGCACAATATATTAATGGAAGAGAACATCAACCCATTGGTCCAACCACAAAGGAGATTAAATCCCAATATGCAAGAAGTAGTGAAGGCTGAAACGATAAAACTTCTGGATGCAGGTATCATTTATGACATTTCTGATTGTGCATGGGTGAGTCTAGTTCAATGTGTTACAAAAAAAAGGGGGGATAACTGTCATTAAGGATGAGAAAAATGAGCTGATACCTACTAGAATAGTTACAGGTTGGCGTGTGTGTATAGActataggaaattgaatgacGAAACCCGTAAAGACCATTTTCCCCTCCCCTTCATTGAATAAATGCTAGAAAGGCTTGCTGGGTATGAATTTTATTGCTTTTTAGATGGGTATTAAGGATACAATCAAATTGCGATTGCACCTGAAGATCAGGATAAAACAACTTTCACTTGCCCATATGGTACGTTTGCTTATAGAcgcatgccttttggtctatgTAATGCTCCTGTGACTTTTAAGAGATGCATGACTGCTATATTTTATGAAATGGTTGAAAAATTTCTAGAAatattcatggatgatttttccatttttggtcagtcttttgatgcatgtctaAATAATATGAATAACGTGTTGATGAGATGTGAGGAAACGAACTTGGTACTCAACTGGTAGGAGTGTCACTTCATGGTGACCGAAGGTATTGTATTAGGACACCGAATATCTGAGCAGGGAATCGAGGTGGACAGGGCCAAGGTGCAAGTCATTCAGAATCTACCTCCATCGATGACGATCAAGGGAGTCAAAAGTTTTCTAGGCCACGCCGATTTTTATCGGCagttcattaaagatttttcaaaaattgcaaaacctCTATCTTCATTATTGTTGAAAGATACACCTTTTAATTTTGATTCCACTTGTTTGCAGGCGTTTGAATTTCTGAGAGAAAGATTGGTGACTGCACCAGTGCTGACATCACCGGATTGGGATCTTCCATTTGAGGTGATGTGTGAAGCCAGTGACACAGCTGTTGGAGCTGTGCTTGGCCAGAGGATAGAAAAGGTATTCCGTACGATTTACTATGCTATCAAAACCTTGAATGAGGCTCAATTGAATTATGCTACCATTGAAAATGAGTTTCTAGCTGTAGTTTTTGCACTGGAAAAGTTTCATTCATACCTTGTACTTTCGAAAATCACTATATACACTGACCATTATGCAATTAAACACCTTTTGGCTAAGAAAGATGCAAAACCTAGGTTGATTAGTTGGATTCTACTCTTACAAGAATTTCACTTAGAGATAAAGGATAAAAAAAGAGTAGAAAATGTTGTCGTTGATCTATACTAGAATGCATTCCTGATTGTTCACAGAATGATAATGAGGACATAGATGATTGTTTCCCTGATGAAAAGTTGTTTGCCATACAACACTCGCTGTGGTATGCTAATTTTACAAATTACTTGGTCACGGGCACACTTCCACATAACTTGtattttcatcaaaagaaaaagtttctATCAGATGTAAAGCATTATTTTTGGGAAGAACCTTTCTTGTTTAAAATTATTGCTGACTCTATGAtccggagatgtgtggcggaagGAGAAATGAAAAGCATCCTCAGTCATTGTCATGACCGTGATGTAGGTAGCCATGCTGGGCCCATCAAGACGGCAGCCAAGGTACTTGAATGTGGGTTTTATAGGCCCAATATTTTTAAAGATGCACGTGCTTATGTCATTGAGTGTGATAGATGTCAGCGGACATGTAATATCTAAAATCGTCATGAAAtgcctttaaataatattattgagcgtgagatatttgatgtgtggggaaTCATCTTTATAGGACCATTTCCAAATTCTTGtgcaaaaaaatacattttggtcgCCATCGATTATGTTTCTAAAAGTACCTACCACATTTTCCTTACCTCGTTGGTACTGGATCAACTTTTAACCAACAATTCTAAATCCTTGAGAACTTACACCAAAATCAACAAGTTCTTTTGCACGAAAAACATTCAACTTGCTAACATGCTCATGACCCAAAAACATCATACCCAACATGATTAACACAATTCTATAATGTTCAACATGcactttaaaaattttgctaTATACTAAGATAAAATCAAAGTATATCACAACAAAGTTAcccataaatgcatgcaaaacataaTCTATCAATCCCATGAAAGTATTACGCACATTAGCTAGACCAAAAGTCATCACTAGCAACTCAAGCAAATATGATTTTCCACCTATACTATTCATGCACAATTGACTCACATCAacacaattcaaataattcacaaCATAATACACCAACTTGCTTAATCTCGTATCACACCAAGATTCCAACACATTAAGATCAACAAATGATTTCAACATTACCATATGATCCAAATTATTCAATTCCTCAACATACCTAGATTCCgtcgatatatatataatttgatttttcgtggtagtatttgctcgatcaagtttttggcgccattgccggggattgaaaagacaatttttacttcttgttatctttagttaattttttttctttattttattttatccctGCGTGATCtgccattttctattttatttttgcaggaatGCATCTGccgtaatactttgagatgttccATCGACAATTATTCACTAGTCTTACCCAGTAACatggagagccattctacgcagaATGGGAGAGATACAAAAATTTGGCAGCACattccggtatca comes from the Henckelia pumila isolate YLH828 chromosome 1, ASM3356847v2, whole genome shotgun sequence genome and includes:
- the LOC140878246 gene encoding uncharacterized protein; the encoded protein is MDSALPSIENSRPSIIKPTIAANQFEIKRAIIQMVKNTVQFGGMTIDDPYAHLTNFLEISDTFKMQRVSDDAIHLRLFPFSLRDKAKAWLTNIPADVAAGGNLLRKSPEDGYELIEEMASSSYHPQSKRNVARRSA